TTTATCTGAGTACAAAAAAAATGGCCTGCAATTTGAACTTATCTGGTACGATGGGCCACACGATGTTATTCCCGAGCCACTGAAAAAGGTTGTTGCAGCTATTGAAAAGAAAAATTAACAATTAAAATGTAACAACATTAAATGTAGGTACATATATTTGCAGTATGAAAATTGAGGAAGCAATTAAGCAGAAGAAGTTCTCCAGTGAGGTGCAACGTGCGCAGATTAACATTTTGTACACAGCTTCTTTTCTAAACTCCGTTCACAGTCAGCTTTTTAAGGAGTACGACCTTAGTGCTCAGCAGTACAATGTGTTGCGCATAATAAACGGTCAGGATCCTAAACCAGCATCGGTGCAGCTGATAAATGAAAGGATGATAGATGCATCTTCTAACGTTTCAAGAATTGTAGACAAGTTGGTTGCCAAAAAGTGGGTTACAAGAACAACCTGTAGACGAGACCG
This window of the Luteibaculum oceani genome carries:
- a CDS encoding MarR family winged helix-turn-helix transcriptional regulator, which encodes MKIEEAIKQKKFSSEVQRAQINILYTASFLNSVHSQLFKEYDLSAQQYNVLRIINGQDPKPASVQLINERMIDASSNVSRIVDKLVAKKWVTRTTCRRDRRQVDIKITPKAKELIAEVHEQFQERFKVLDEIPTNELELLNDTLDKMRGLILKSKS